Part of the Bacteroidota bacterium genome is shown below.
GGTGCGTAAAAAGTATGCTAAAGGATACCAGAAAACATTTTGAAAAAACTCAGGTTTTGCCCAAGAAAATATGAGTTAAGCCAGCTGATATAATATATTACGCCTATTATGTATTTTTACGCATAATTTGTAAAATACATGGGCAAACTCGATTCCTTGTTCAACACTATGCTGGAACGCTACATGAAGGCAATGGAGCGTGATATAAAGTATCGGCTAAGCCGGGCTAAAGACCGGGAATATGTGTATAACGAGATCAGGAAGGAACTGGACTTCATACTTGACTTGGTTAGAGCAGATGAACACCGGGAGGGATTTGTTGAAGCATTTCTAATCCATTACAGGCGGGGTGAACCGGTAGATAAGATTTTAAAGCTGCTCCGGGACTCTTATGGCGATAAGGAGGATATTCGACCCTTCAAATTACTGGAAGATGGCAAGGAGATCACACTGTATATAAGCGAGGAGGAAAAGAAATTACGTGCGCTTGCCCGGAATGACCGGGAAATGATCCGGTATTTTGTAAGGCACGTGGCTCAGATGGAGCTGAAAAGGCGGCTTCCCGCACTTCTGGAAGAAGTAAAAGCCGGAAGCAAAGTGTCTAAATCGTCTACTGCGTATAAGATACAATGGACTGGTAAAAAAGATAACCGGAATGAATTTGTGCAGTTGATTTATGGAATGCACGAAGCCGGATTTCTCAATAATGGGAAAGGCGAGATCACCAAGATCGTAGAAACCCTGGCTGAAGTATTTGACGTAAAACTCAGCAGTAACTGGCAGAGCAACCTGTCAAAAAGTATACATAACGCTACCTCCAACTACGAGCCGGAGATTTTTGATACAATAAAATCGGCCTATGCTGGATACTGCGCGAAGAAACGAAAGGAGAAGAGACAAAATAGGATGGAGCTTTAATTCATGAATTCATTAGTACACAATATTATTCCCTCAATTCGGATTCTAAAATTAATTAGTAATTCTCAAGATTATGAATTCTGGTTAAAAAAAGAATATCGCAAGCCAGTTGACGCAAAAATATTTCAAGGATATAAATTTTTTATTGAATGTGCGTTCAGCCAGCTTTTTGATCACGTGGCGGGAGAGGATTTTTTTAAGGCACAAGAAGATTTTTTGCTGCAATGTGCCAGTGGACAAAGTAAATTTATCGAAAAACTTCCAAATACGTGTGAGCGCATCATTTTTCTCAAAAACATTTACAACAGTTTCAAGCCCGTTCTAAAATCAAAAAACCTATCAGAGCTTAATAGTAATCTTCAATCTTTTTTAAATGAAATGGAGGTCTTTGAAAAGATTTTTGATGGTTACTTTAAATTTTCCCGTCGAAAAAATATAACAAGAGGGAATGCTATCGGTTTTTTACTGATGGAGAATCTGTATATTCAATTCACCCAGGTCAATAATAACGGACCGGTGGCTTATCATGGAACACTATTGAAGAACTACTGGATTGATGATAATAGACTGGAATTTTGTTTATACGGTTATAAGTATGCCCTTCAATATATCTGGCATAAAATCGTTGGTGAAAAAGTCTACAGAAAAACAAGTCTAAGGCTAATGCATCGTGCTCTTTCCTGGAGGAAATACGTTTATTTAAAACAACCCAAGGGACTTTCTCACATGGAGCAGATTTTAAACCAGCGATTCGACCTGAAGAGACAAACAAGCCTCGATAGTTATTTCTATCGAATCAAACATGAGATAATTACTCCAACTGAAAGAAAATATGACTTTGATATTTTAAGTGCAGAGAACTTTTTCAAGACCAACGACAAGCGGTTTCAAAAGAAAATTTTCAAAAAACTATTGTCTTCAAAAGGAATGGCTGATCCGTATAGCACCTTGAGCATGGAAGAGAAGATTGAAATGCTATTGTATTGGCACCCTCTATTGGTATTTGAGGAAGGAGCGGCAATGCATAATGGAATTCCTGCGTTTATTACCCTTCTTGCGGGAACAATCGCTCTTCGTAAAAATACCAGGACGTTCAGGAAGGTAATTGTTTGCAAGTTTGTTCATCCGTTAGATGAAAAGCGAAATGATTACAGTTATGGGATATTAATTGATTCCAAGGCTGCTGCTGGACACTATTACAATGGATGGCTATTGTATTACGATTGCTGCGGGGATCACTCAGGTTTTTCCGGTTCTGAACAAAAAAGGGCTGAAGAAATAATTCAGAAATACAAACGAAATGGTCGTCTGCAACTGCGGGAGATGTCAGTAGATAAAGGACTATTTAAAAAGTATGTCGCCAAGCATATGTACTCCCCCGATCAGGAGGCATTGACAGCTCAAAAGGTAAGGGAGGTAGAGGAAAGGCTTGAACAGGAATCGAGAAAGAGGAAACTTCTGGATGACGACATTCTTGGCAAAGCAAAAGCCATAATTTTGGAGCAACTTGCTTTTTATATCCACAGCAAAAACTATCATGACAAATACTCGGTTGATTTAAATATTAATAAATCTTCCGGAGAAATTGATGTAATTCTTCATAGCAATAGTGAGGTCAGGATTATTGAGTGCAAGGTTACTCCGGATAATAATAATTTGAAAATTGAAAGGAAGAAGCTTATAAAAAAATTAAAGGTATATAAGCAGAGAAAAAAGCAATACGAGTTTTGGTTCTGGCATCAGCCATCAAAGGAAAACACAAATTGGCTAAAGAAAAACAAAGTGAGATTTACTATTGTGAAAAACGGGTCAAGAGATAATCCTATACTGAAGGGGGTGGACCTGGACAATATAAAACACGTAATGGATTATTTGGTTTAGAGATGAATTTATTTGCCATTCTCCTTTTGTATCCGTTCAATCTGCCCGGCAATTTCATCCAAAATTTTTTCAGTCCATTGTTCCGCTATGCTTTCAATTTCCTGCCTGTCGAGGATTAGGTGATATAATCTTTCCGGTATTATTTTTTCCTGTTGGCCTTTTCCGTAACCGATGGCGTAATAATACAGTTGTGTTGTTATATTTATTTCCTGATTAATATAAAAGGCCTTTGTCCCGGCAGGCTTGAATCCGCCAAGCCGGATTTCGATCCTGAATTCATCAAATGTCTTGTATTTTTTTAGGTGCACCTGTGCCTGCTTGTCGGTTTTATGCCCCTGTCCGCCCGACCAGATTATTATTTCGGTACTCTCGAATTCCTTAAAGATTTTTGAAAGGGAATTTTTAACCGCATCCCGGAGCGGCAGCACGACCTGGTTAAAAATCCGTGCAGAAGTTTTTGGGCTGCGTTTTTCCTTTACCCTGGGTTGCTTGAGTCCCTTAATCAATTCCTTCACACGATCCAGTTTTTGCTCAACGGGTTTCTGAAATTCCTGGACTTCCTTTTCCATTTCCTGCTCCAGTTCCTCTACCGTAGGTAGATCACTTTGCAGGTTTTCAGGAAGAGCCTGCCCCAACGAATACTCGGCAATGCCAATCGGCCTTGAGGAATCGCGCAGGGCGTATTCCACCACGAGCCCGTCTTTTGTTTTGCAGAGAATGAGCCCGATAGATTTTTCGTCATCAACCTGTTTTAAATGTTCATCGGCAAGGCTGAGATAGAATTCCATCTTGCCTTTATATTCAGGCTTGAACTCATCAATCTTCAGGTCTATCACAATATATCTTTTCAGGCGGGTATGATAAAAAAGCAGATCGAGGAAATATTCTTTTTCCCCAGCTGTCAGCCTGTATTGCCTGCCCATGTAGGCGAAGTGCTGGCCGAGTTCAAGCAGGAACTTGGTCAGCTGGCTGGTAAGCGCGTCTTCAAGGTCTCGTTCTTTCGCCTCTTTTCCCAGGTATATGAAATCGAATTTATACGGGTCTTTAAATAACTGCTGCACTAATTCTGACTGGCCGGGCGTTATGGTATTTTTAAAATTGCTGGCGATCTTGCCCTGCCGTTTATGAAGCCCCGCTTCGATCTGGTGCACCATCACGTCCCTACTCCAGCCGTTTTGAATGGTCTCCTGGACGTAAAAAAGCCGTATTTCCGGGTCTTTGATCTTACCAAGCAGGGTGATGTGGTGGTACCAGCTCAATTGTGCAAGCGATGCCTGCACAAATTCGCCTGAGCCGGGCTTATCTAATTGTGCAAGGGACACTTGCACAATTTCAAGTGACTGATTATCAGTATTTTGATGTTTTTTAGGGGAATGCTGAAGGAATTTAGGGTATGCCTCGGCAAAGGACTTCATGTATTTCAGGTTCCTGACCGATAAGCCCTTCATATCCGGGAATTCGGTTTTCAGATCAACCGCCAGGCGGTCAATAATTTTTGCCCCCCATCCTTCCGATTCCTGCTGCTCCGATATAGCCTTGCCGATTTCCCAGTATATCCTGAGCAGTTCCACGTTCACCGAAAGCGTGGCCCTTAGCCGCGCATTCCGGATTTTTTCCTTTAGCTCATTTAAAATACCGATGTAGGAAGAAGGGGTTTTGGATTTCATGGTTTACTTTTTCCTGAATTTTTCACTTACTGGGATTACTTTGAAATCAAAAGGAACATATATGCTGAAGTTTTTTTCCTTGTATGAAGAAAATAACTGTTTGAATTCGGCAAGGTATTTCCATTTGCTTTCATCCTGCTGTAAAAGATATTCTTCAAACGCCTGCCAGCTTCCGAATAACACGCTGGGGAAATTGCTTACAGAAAAAGTAGTTTCCTTGAACACATCGAAATCAATCCATGAAAAAAGAAATCCATCTAAATCTTTTTTAATAAAATCCTTCATTATAGTTATTGCTTCTTCCGGTACGGATTCTTTAGAAGTGTGGGCGCTTCCTCCCGCTGGAACCCACTCTGTTTGTTTGCAACAATGAAATAATCGGTAAACAGAATTGTCCAGTTTGGGTACTTGGTCGCAGTAAGTTTTGAAATAATGAAGCGAAAGATTCCTTAATTCTTCTTTTGTAAGCGGAAATGAATCCGAAAACTGATGATTGAGGGAGCGAATTAAATCCGCCTCAAAGGAGTAAGGAGGTTTCGCATTATCAAATAAACCCTTTATAAAAGCTCTCAGAGATTCTTTGCCCCCATGTTGTTTATATAAATTATCACTAATCTTATTGTCATAATCACTTACCTTATGTTCCAAATCTTTGCCATCATAGCCAATCAAATTTCCATGAAAAAAATCCGTTTTGGTTCGCGGAATATTTGCCAAATGGAAAATAGCTTTTATTGTTTTTTCAAAATCGTCTTTATTATCGAACGCTTTTATTCTGGTAAAGCGATTTTTAACTTCTGATTCCAATCCCTTTTCAATCCACTCGGAAATTTTGGCATTTAAATCTTTTTGATTAAGCAATCTGGATTTGCTGAATTCAATTTCAGATAAATTTCCTTCCAGCAAATCGTAGGCGAAATACCGGTTGAATTTACTGGGATGTATAACTGATAGATGGGAGCGGTATGAATAGCCGTAATTCAATGAACCGTCAAAAATTCCATCAATAAAGTCAACTATATTTTCTATTTCATTTTGGGAAACAGAAAGTGCTTGGTGATTTTTCAGAAGAAATAATTGCAGATGGGAAGTTGCAAAACGGAATTTTTCATCCTGTATATCTTGCTGAGGATTTTTAAATCTTCTCAACTGATATGTATTGTCTCCGCTTCGCTGATTAAAATCTAAAAAATCTCCCGGATTTTTAAATAGCAATTCGTAAACAGAAGGAAATTTTAGCCTTAAAACTTCCAATCTGATAAAGTCATTAAGTTCTACCTCGCCATCTAATTTTCTTAAGTTTAATGCAAGAGAATTGGCAAGACGCGTAACATCACGCATACTTTCAAGCCAGTCATTCAGGTATTGCGGGGTAACGGAAGGCGAGCCAATTATTTCCTCATGTATTTTTTCATGTAGTGATTCGGGGAAAACCTTTTTTAACTTTTCAGCCAATTTATGCCTGAAAATGTCCTTTTTGAAATATGGTAATGTAACCTCAATTTGAAATATTTTTTCTAAAAATTGCTCGTGATTATATGGGTTATGCTGATGGAGAGCTTTTACAATATAATTTCTGTCATAAGCTACAACAAAAAATGTGTTGTGAAAATTTGCAGTATTCCGAATCAGTCGGATTACCTCTACAATTTCTTCCGTATCTAATCTATCGAGGTCATCAATAAAAATAATTATTTTTTTATTGATTTTTCGCAATGCACCGTTTATATCCTTGAATAAACTATTGAGTGATTCGTATCCTGTAAAGGCGGCAACAGATGTCTGAATGGATTTAGCGATTTTATTGTCGTTTAATGCGACAAGTTTATCTGCATAGAAAACCAACAACCGGGCGAGAGATGAATGATAGGGGCGAATCGCCTCTTGTATTGTTTCAAAAAAATCCTGAATTATTGCTTTGGGGGTATGACTATTCCAAGGATTAAAATCTACAATAATTAAATTTTCATTCCCAATCTGCCTTTTTAACAAATCAATAAACGAAGTTTTTCCTAATCCCCACTTCCCATTTACGCCTATGGCAAATGCCTTATCGAAATGACTTGCATTAATCTTATTAGCCAACATTTGTGAGTATTTTGAATACCCTAACTCATCCAATTTTGTTCTACCAAGTGGTTCATCATCAAAAAATGCTTCCTGGCCATTTTCGGGAAGTGGTTTACTTCGTATACTTTTGATCCATAAAAAAATATTACCTATAGCAGGAATGAAAAGTATATCTGTATACTTCACGTGCTCTAATTGAGCAAATGATCTAAAAACCCACAGGTCGGAGACGAACCTGTAATAAAAGTAAATTATGCAGCAAAAAATAAGCGATAGTGAAACATTCGTTGAGGGGACGTAATTATTTCGCTTAGGAAAATAAAATATAAGAATGCCTATTAAAAATACGCCAACAATAATATCATTGGGAATTGACGTGTCTACTTTAGAAAAAATATGCGCGACTAATAAATTATTTAAAAATAACTCAATTGGTTTATGAAAGAAAAAGAAACCTAATAGGGCGATAAGGAAAATAAATATGCGCTTGCCAAACATTTTATTGAAATTTCAAAGGTGGAAATTACGAAATTAAAATGGAGCTTTCCCCGCAGTAATCAGAATCTGTAACAATTCCTCCCACCCCCTCCAAGTAGGAGGGCTATGTGACCACCATTTTTTTTCTTCGCATTACGTATTTGACGGGACTACGTCTACCCCGCATGCCGCCCCTTGCGGTAGATGTAAAAGACGGCAATAAAAAAAATCCTCCCATCCCGCTCCCAGTAGGAGGTATATCTGAAAAATATGGGGGTACTTTGCATTATGTATTTTGACGGGACATCCGTCTATAACGGCACATACATAAAATACAGGCGAGAAAATAAAATTATGTCAAACCAATAAATAAAGATCAAATGAAAACACTTACAGTAGATGAAATCGAAGTGCCGGTGGACGTCATCGTGGAAGTATCCAATCTTCTGAATGAACACGGAATCACCAATGAACTCCGGGGCGGCAATGAAGAAGAAGAAACGGTTACCATACAAATACAGTACGACCGAAAGGACGTTGATGAGAAGGAAGCCGTAATGCAGATCGAGGAAATGATCAGCGACTATCACGGCTATGATGATGAAAAAGAAAATGAAGAAGACTAACCTTTAAAATAAAAAGCTATGAAAAGAAATTGTATTCGATGCGGAAAGGAATTTGAAGCAAAGCATCCAAGCCGTAAATATTGCCCCGGCTCCTGCAAGCAATATGCTTACTACGAGCGAAAGGGAATGACCTTTGGCAATGCCGTAAATGATGCCGGAGAAGAAAAAGTGGCAGAAGAGACTGAATCAGAGTTGAACGAAACCGCCATTGAAATTCCAGCTAAGGAAGAGATTAATCCGGTAAATGAAATACCTGTAAAAGACGAGCAGTCGTCCATTACGCCTGCTATCCAGGAAAAAAATCCTGGCGTCCTACCGGAGATCGAAAAACCGGAGAAAAAGTCAGCGCCTGAATCGCAAAAGCAGAATCCTGAGCCGACTATTACGCTTTCGATGAAACAGCTCGAAGAGCTATTGAAAAAAGTGGCAGTTCCCCAGCAGCCACAACAGGAAAAAGTAATTGTGATTGAGAAACAGGTTCCGGTTCAAACAGCCGTAAAAGAAGTAAAAGAGGAGATAAAGCCCCTGCCTGTTACACCTCAGCCGAGCCCGCAACTACAGGAACAAAAGCAGGAGCCCCCTCCCGAAAAAATAAGTGAACAGAAATCGGCAAGCATTTTCACAAAAGAAAATTACCCGAACTGGTATTATTCGCAATGGGAAAACGTAAATTACGTAAATGAGCGTGTAAAAAGTCATTTTAAAAAGCTGACTGAGTTCACGAAGCGGACGGTAGATATAAGTATGGTCAAATACATTTCAGAACAGATGATTGAGCTTGTAGACTCCCTTAACTTCCGACTATTGCCTTCTGATTATCCGCTCGCCAATTTTATAAAGGAAATGACCGGACGGATTAACAAATATGTCCGCTATCTGGAGGAAGAGGATTTTAAAAAAGTTAAGATCAGAATTGCTGAAGACACATTGGCTGAAATGAAATCCGTTATCGCCCGTATTGGAACCACTGCCCCGGATGTGGAGCATAGCACACCAAAAGCAGGAAATACCACGGGGCGCAAGTATAACTCCTACGAGCGCAGGGCTAAGATGCGGGAATACGGCATAATACCCAAACATAGCTGATATTCAGCTCATAAAAACTTTCAAACAAAGTTGAACATGTCAGGGTAAAGGATTATACTTGTAACACATTGATTATCAATGTAAACTGAGGTTATGGTGATCTGTTTAACACCCTGACCCCAGCATAAAAAATGGCAAAAACAGATGAGACATTTAACCTTAGTTGAACCAGCAAACACCTTTGCCATGAGTAAAGAATTACAAAACATAGTAAATGCAGAGATCAAAAGCATCAATCCGGCAAAAAAGCCGCTGACCATAGAAGTGCTTCGCACCTTTCCGGAATTCAGGAATGTAACTGATGCGGAGGCGGATGAAATTATTTTTTCGCTCCAGATTTTTACCGAGTTATTCCATGAGTTTTATGTAGAACTGGAAAAGATGAAACAGCGCGGAGAAATAAATGACATCATTGAGTATTTAATGAATCAGGAACCTTTAAAAATAGCAGCATGAGTACACTTTTAAAAAACACAGACCTCTTTGCACGGTTCGGACGGCAGAGCAAGAACAACATCAAACTCGTTACCACGAACGGGGATATTGTTTACACCCGCGTTTCCAGTAAAGAGCAGGCAGAAAAAAATCTTTCTCTTGAAACTCAAAAGAAGGCAATGGATGAATATGCCCGGAAATACAACCGGAATATCCTTGCCTATTTTGGCGGCACATACGAGAGCGCGAAAACAGACGGGCGAAAGGAATTTCAGCGGATGCTTGACTTTATCAAAAAGAACAAAGGTAAGGTCAGCCAGATTCTTGTTTATAGCATGGACCGCTTCAGCCGTACCGGAGGCGAGGCTATCAAACTGGCGGCTGACCTTCGCAGAAAATACGGTGTTACGGTTCATGCCGTAACCCAACCCACAGATACTACCAACCCAAGCGGTGTATTACACCAGAATATACAGCTCCTGTTTTCTGAATACGACAATCAATTACGTAAACAGAAAGCAATGGCCGGCATGAAAGAGAAATTTGAAAAGGGGATTTGGGTTGTAAAGCCACCGCAGGGCTATGATATTATACGTATAAACGGTGATAGGCGAATTGTCTTGAATGAACAGGGAAAGAAAATCAAAAAGGCATGGGACTGGAAGCTACGCGGCATGAAAAATGACGACATAGTTGCCAAACTCCGCTCAATGGGAGTGAATATGTACAAACAGCAGATTCATAAAATCTTTACGAATCCTTTTTACTGCGGCATGATCTCACACGGAATGCTGAACGGAAAAGTAGTGGAAGGAACCCATGAGCCAATGGTCAGCCGGGATGTTTTTCTGAAAGTGAATGGCTTCATTAGAACTTCTGCGAAATACGGGGTTCCGCATTGCAAGGAGAACGAGAATGTGCCCCTGAAGGTTTTCGTAAAGTGCTCGGATTGCGGTGAGCCGTTTACAGGATATATCGTAAAGGCAAAGGGGCTGTATTACTACAAATGCCGGACCAAGGGCTGCAAATGCAACCGGAGCGCCAAGCAGATGCACGAGCTGTTCCTGAAGCATCTGGCGCAGTATGCCGTAAAAAAGGAAGTAGCCAAAGCCCCCTTACTTTACCAACTGGAGCACACCTATGAAAAGTTAACCCAGGGCGACACCGACCAGGAACAACTCGTAAAATCCCAGCTTGCTGAGGTGGATAAGAAAATTGAAAGTATAGAGGAGGCTCACTATGTTCTCAAGCAAATGCCGAAAGATTCCTTCGACCGTTTTTACGTAAAATACGCCACCGAAAAGAAGCGAATCATCGAGCAATTGGAGAAGCTCGGCAGCAACATTTCGAACCCGCAGACCTATTTTAAGGCGGCAATTATTGTGAGCCAAAAGCTCGCTTCTCTATGGGGGAAATCAGGTATTTCCATCAAGGAGCGACTACAAAAGCTGGTATTCCCTGAAGGATTGGCGTATGATCGGGAAAAGGGGGCATTTCGAACCCCAAAAGTCAACCTGATTTTTGAATTAATCAGCTATTTTTCGAATGGAAATGGGGGCAATAAAAAAGGACTGCCCCCTTTTTTACGAGGGCAGTCCCTTTCAGCGGAGAGGGTGGGATTCGAACCCACGTTACCTTTCGGTAAACACGCTTTCCAAGCGTGCGCGTTCGGCCACTCTGCCACCTCTCCTGTACTAGTTTTTACCTAGACCACCTTTTTGCATTTGCAAGCAATTTGCAAGCGCTTTGGGTCAGTCCTGGTTAAATTATAATTTAAATTTTTAAGGTTACAAATGTAGGATTTTCAACTGAACTTCCCCCAATTAATCGTTGCATTCAGGTGTTTTATTATCTGTGAGGCTATTAATATAACGTGCTTATAGGACACCTTCTGTTCTATAAGATCACGTTATGTTAAGATAGCCTTGGATTTTTAGCTAAGGATTGCTTTTATTACCTTGCATTAGGATTTAACATCATGGAATCATTTGATAAAATATATAAATACTTGCCATTGTTTACTTTGTGGGCTTTAATCCTATGCTCAGTAAGATTAGTGCTGTATTATATGCAATTTGGAATAAACATTATTCCATTCGTTTCTTTAGGAGAAATAACTAAAAGCATACTTGATATTCTTGTCCCAATTTTTTTAACATGTTTACTTTTTTTCGGCCATTTATATTTTTACATTATTACCCATAAATCTTACAATGAAAAGAAGTCAATAAAAATTCAAACGAGCGCCTCGATTTTTAGAAAATTAAATATTTTCAATTTTGGCAATAAGTATGCAACACTAATTTTCACTAACATGATGTTGTTACTGTATTCATTTTCTTCAATTTATATAAGCTATTTCCGTAAATCTGAGTTGTTGAAAATTCTAATTTTCGCAACAGGCATATTATGCATTCTTAAACTAATACTTGATTTATTTGCGGTTAATAAAGATGACCTTGATGCATATGTAAAACAAGGCCGAGATCTCAGAACTTTAGTCTTTATATCCTTTTTACATATAAGTTTAGCCCTGGTTCTAATCTCTCCTTCCATTGAAAAATGGACGTGCCTTAACTTTCCAGATAAAGTTTCATTTAAGTATGCTTCTAAAGTAATAAGTAGTGATGTCATAAACTATTACATTGGTTCTACAGAAAATAATTTATT
Proteins encoded:
- a CDS encoding RteC domain-containing protein, with the protein product MGKLDSLFNTMLERYMKAMERDIKYRLSRAKDREYVYNEIRKELDFILDLVRADEHREGFVEAFLIHYRRGEPVDKILKLLRDSYGDKEDIRPFKLLEDGKEITLYISEEEKKLRALARNDREMIRYFVRHVAQMELKRRLPALLEEVKAGSKVSKSSTAYKIQWTGKKDNRNEFVQLIYGMHEAGFLNNGKGEITKIVETLAEVFDVKLSSNWQSNLSKSIHNATSNYEPEIFDTIKSAYAGYCAKKRKEKRQNRMEL
- a CDS encoding DUF1016 domain-containing protein produces the protein MKSKTPSSYIGILNELKEKIRNARLRATLSVNVELLRIYWEIGKAISEQQESEGWGAKIIDRLAVDLKTEFPDMKGLSVRNLKYMKSFAEAYPKFLQHSPKKHQNTDNQSLEIVQVSLAQLDKPGSGEFVQASLAQLSWYHHITLLGKIKDPEIRLFYVQETIQNGWSRDVMVHQIEAGLHKRQGKIASNFKNTITPGQSELVQQLFKDPYKFDFIYLGKEAKERDLEDALTSQLTKFLLELGQHFAYMGRQYRLTAGEKEYFLDLLFYHTRLKRYIVIDLKIDEFKPEYKGKMEFYLSLADEHLKQVDDEKSIGLILCKTKDGLVVEYALRDSSRPIGIAEYSLGQALPENLQSDLPTVEELEQEMEKEVQEFQKPVEQKLDRVKELIKGLKQPRVKEKRSPKTSARIFNQVVLPLRDAVKNSLSKIFKEFESTEIIIWSGGQGHKTDKQAQVHLKKYKTFDEFRIEIRLGGFKPAGTKAFYINQEINITTQLYYYAIGYGKGQQEKIIPERLYHLILDRQEIESIAEQWTEKILDEIAGQIERIQKENGK